A genomic stretch from Desulfurococcaceae archaeon MEX13E-LK6-19 includes:
- a CDS encoding haloacid dehalogenase, whose translation MERLSRIVENILSEDISVIDNILNVKDNVRENAIKLSRDIIRASAEVTRLIHLKDFSSAKEKLSIAQDKARELIDLLKDHPDLFYSGLVYNCLSEFVEAYIVYNLIVAKRMPSYKELAGIPYIPYLQGLGDTIGEIRRYIIDLLKDEKYEEAREYLDVIENMYQVLKKLHYPDALTPGLRHKVDVARRLIEDTKVLYVNTITASRLRKSLEKVLESKT comes from the coding sequence ATGGAGCGTTTAAGTAGAATTGTCGAAAATATTTTGTCCGAAGATATAAGTGTCATAGATAATATACTTAACGTGAAGGATAATGTTAGAGAGAATGCTATAAAGTTGAGTCGTGACATCATCAGAGCGAGCGCCGAGGTTACAAGACTAATACATCTTAAAGACTTCTCATCAGCTAAAGAAAAATTGTCCATAGCGCAAGATAAAGCCAGGGAATTAATAGACCTGCTAAAAGATCATCCCGACTTGTTTTATAGTGGATTAGTCTATAATTGCTTGAGCGAGTTTGTTGAAGCATACATTGTATACAACCTAATTGTCGCCAAAAGAATGCCTTCATATAAAGAACTAGCAGGCATACCATACATACCTTATCTACAAGGATTAGGAGATACCATAGGTGAGATACGTAGATACATCATAGATCTTCTTAAAGACGAGAAATACGAAGAAGCCAGAGAATACCTCGATGTAATCGAGAACATGTATCAAGTACTAAAGAAACTCCATTACCCAGACGCTTTAACACCTGGTTTACGCCATAAAGTTGATGTTGCAAGAAGACTTATAGAAGACACCAAAGTTCTTTACGTAAACACTATTACTGCATCACGACTACGGAAATCTCTCGAAAAAGTTCTTGAGAGCAAGACGTAA